Genomic DNA from Desulfonema ishimotonii:
GATGTTGCCATGAAAAAACAGCTCAGTTTTCTGTGCGGAAAGATCGAAACCTTCCAGGCCCCTTCCACCTGATGCACCCCGCTGCAAAACGGTTTTTCCGATCCTGAAATATGACAGCGCGGGCCAGCGCCCTGTGAATTATGAAAAATAACATTGTGAAGTCATTCTTCTCAAATGCGCTTTTTCAGGTTGTGTCCTGCTCTGATTGAAAACACATATCTGACAGGCATTCGCACAGAAATGTGAAAAACGTATTCTTTGCGCCAACTCTTTTCCAATGATCGTGGGACACAGCCCTTTTTCAGGACCGGATGGTGTGTAATTCAGGACTGTCGGTCACTCTGTTCTTTTGCATATCGTTCCGACGCTCTGCGTCGGAACGCACGACTGCGACGCTCCCGCGTCGCTCCGAACCCGCTGTCTCAACCGACAGCCTTGAATTGCACACGACCGGATGTTTTTGGGGAAACACCCGCTCAGATTTTAGTCTGTTGATAAAAAAAATGCCAGAGGATGCCGGAAATGACATCCGCTGACAGGGTGAGGAATATTTGTCTCAGGCCGGTGGACTGAAGCGCACCCGGAGTCCGGCTCACTGTATTTTGATAAACATATCCTCCGGAGAAATCAGATCCTCCAGGAGTTCCATCTGGTTGTTCTGATCGCGCTCTATGGCGCAGCGCAGATTTAATGCACAGATTTTTCTGCACACCGGATCGCCCGGGTTAAACTCGCCGAAACAGCCGATATGTTCGCTCAGTATCATTTTTTTGCTGATATGTGTTGTCATACTGTTGTATCCTCTGACTTCAGTAGTGAAAGCATTTCCTCGTGAAGTTTTCCGTTGCTCGCCAGGATTTCCGGCCCGTCAGCCGTAAACGGCATATCTGAAAAATCCGTGACCCGCGCCCCGGCCTCCTTCGCAATCAGCATGCCGGCCGCAGTGTCCCAGGGTTTCAGATTCTGCTCCCAGAATCCGTCAAAGCGGCCACACGCCACAAAACAGAGATCCAGCGCCGCAGATCCGAGACGCCGGACCCCCCGTGAGGCCTTCAGGCATCTGGCGAAGCGGCCTATGACTTCAGAAAAAATCTCTTTAAAATTATAGGGAAAACCGGTTACCAGAAGGCCCTCTGAAACCGTTTCTGTCTGCGAGACCCTGATGGGCCGTCCGTTGAGATGTGCGCCCTTCCCGCTAACCGCCGTGAACAGCTCACCGGACACGGGGTTCAGGACAACCCCGACCACGACCCGGCCCCTGTGGGCAAAGGCGATGGAAACCGAGAACTGGGGCAGTCCGTGGGCGAAATTGGTGGTGCCGTCCAGGGGATCAATGATCCACTGGCAGTCGGCATCGCCCGGACTCAGCCCACTTTCCTCAGCCAGGATGGCATGATCGGGAAATCGTGTCAGAAGGGTTGCCAGTATCTCCTTTTCAGAGCCGGTATCCGCCTCGGTAACGAGGTCAATATCCCCTTTTTTACGGATGTCAGAGATGTTGCCAAGACAGGAGTGAAGCACCCGGCCCCCGTTATAGGCTGCCGCAGTGCCGATCCGTTTGATATATTCAAGATCCATGACTGCAACCTACATCTATTTTTCCGCAGATGTCAAGCGGTAGGTGGCCGGTTTTCGATTTCAGCCTCCATTTTTTCAATCAGCGGTATCAGGGTTGCGCGCCGGTTGGCGGAAATCGGAATCCCGTCCAGTTTCCGGGCGAGAATGGCTACCTGTTCCGGGTCGAGCCTGTCCTGCTTGTTGAGAACCCGGATGACCCGGACCTGTTCCAGGTCAAGATCGCTGAGGATGCGGCTCACCGATTCGATCTGCTCCTCAAAGCGCGGGTTGCTGATGTCGATGACGTGGAGCAGCAGGTCGGCGCTGTTCAGTTCCTCAAGGGTGGCCCGGAACGCGACCACAAGATCCCGGGGCAGATCCCGGATAAACCCGACGGTGTCCGTAATGATCACTTCGGTCTCCCGGGGAAACCGAAGCCGCCGGCTGGTGGGGTCCAGAGTGGCAAAAAGACGGTCTTCGGCCATCACTTTGCTCTGGGTCAGGGTGTTGAGCAGGGTCGATTTTCCCGCATTGGTATACCCGACAATGGAGATGATCGGCAGCCCTTTTCTGCTTCGCCGGGATTTCTGGCGCTGCCGGTGGCGGATCACCTGGGAAAGGTCTTTTTCCAGACGGTTGATCCGCTCCCTGGCCCGCCGCCGGTTGATCTCCAGCTTCGTCTCTCCGGGACCACGTCCCCCGATGCCCCCGGTCAGGCGGGACATGGCCGTATTCTTGATCACCAGGCGGGGCAGCAGGTATTTCAGCTGGGCCATCTCCACCTGAAGCTTGCCTTCGCGGGTCCGGGCGCGCTGGGCAAAGATGTCGAGGATAAGCTGGGT
This window encodes:
- a CDS encoding inositol monophosphatase family protein codes for the protein MDLEYIKRIGTAAAYNGGRVLHSCLGNISDIRKKGDIDLVTEADTGSEKEILATLLTRFPDHAILAEESGLSPGDADCQWIIDPLDGTTNFAHGLPQFSVSIAFAHRGRVVVGVVLNPVSGELFTAVSGKGAHLNGRPIRVSQTETVSEGLLVTGFPYNFKEIFSEVIGRFARCLKASRGVRRLGSAALDLCFVACGRFDGFWEQNLKPWDTAAGMLIAKEAGARVTDFSDMPFTADGPEILASNGKLHEEMLSLLKSEDTTV